Proteins encoded by one window of Tepidibacillus fermentans:
- a CDS encoding M55 family metallopeptidase — MKIYISVDMEGISGVATNMQLKKNDEYNRFRKLMTQDVNAAIEGAFRGGATEVVVADGHGNMSNILIEELDPRARLISGNNRVMCQMEGIDDSFDGVFFVGYHGREGGSERSVISHTLAGIAVNEMKINGKVVGESELNAGVAGFFGVPVLLVTGDDVVTSEIKSTLPDVETVVVKRGIDRFAAELLPLQQAHELIRTKAELAVKKAKQIKPYHIEGPITFEIEFKGSNQALMTTTIPSVELIGPKRIRFTCNDYITAYKMMWGLVIIGMSATNGVLGHANA; from the coding sequence ATGAAAATCTATATTTCAGTGGACATGGAAGGAATTTCAGGTGTAGCGACAAACATGCAATTGAAAAAAAATGATGAGTATAATCGTTTTCGCAAACTGATGACCCAGGATGTCAATGCGGCGATTGAAGGAGCATTTCGAGGAGGAGCGACTGAAGTTGTTGTTGCTGATGGACATGGGAATATGTCAAACATTCTGATTGAGGAATTAGATCCTAGGGCTCGTTTAATATCAGGTAATAATCGGGTCATGTGTCAAATGGAAGGAATTGATGATAGTTTTGATGGAGTGTTCTTTGTTGGCTACCATGGGAGAGAAGGTGGATCAGAACGTTCAGTGATTAGTCATACCTTAGCTGGGATTGCTGTTAATGAGATGAAAATTAATGGTAAAGTGGTTGGGGAAAGTGAATTAAATGCAGGAGTAGCGGGCTTTTTTGGTGTACCTGTTTTACTAGTAACAGGAGATGATGTGGTTACTTCAGAGATTAAGTCCACGTTGCCTGATGTGGAAACTGTAGTTGTTAAGCGTGGGATTGATCGTTTTGCTGCAGAATTACTACCTTTACAACAAGCACATGAATTAATCCGAACAAAAGCAGAACTTGCTGTAAAAAAAGCAAAGCAGATCAAACCATATCATATAGAAGGACCAATTACTTTTGAAATTGAGTTTAAAGGAAGTAACCAAGCGTTAATGACAACGACGATTCCATCAGTAGAATTGATTGGACCTAAAAGGATTCGTTTTACCTGTAATGATTACATAACGGCTTATAAAATGATGTGGGGGTTAGTCATTATTGGGATGTCCGCAACAAATGGTGTTTTAGGACATGCCAATGCATAG
- a CDS encoding peptide ABC transporter substrate-binding protein, with the protein MKKSLLTLMVLVLLMVPVLSACGSTQTTSSSGKSEIKQEITLNLMSEPPTLDPALATDTTSGWVIENLFEGLYTTNKNGDVVKGLVKDVKVSDDGKTYTFTIRDDAKWSDGTPVTAQDFEYAWKRVLNPETASEFAFYLYYLKGAEAYNKGKGSADQVGVKATDDHTLVVNLEEPVGYFDKLLTFWVYFPVKKSLVESNKNWAAEENTLVSNGAYKLTSWEHDSKVVVEKNDQYYNKDEITMEKITWVMINEATTYYQMYKGGQIDLITDIPSDAVAQERSNPEFKITPYFGTYMYMFNVNKEPFNNPKVRQAFNLAIDREAITNQVTQTGQIPAYAFVPEGVKTPSGEDFRKQKEAYFKQDIEKAKQLIKEAMQEEGWTKFPEVTLIYNTSENHKKVAESIQNMLSKNLGINVNLENQEWKSYLARTNSSDFQMARMGWVGIFLDPAVILDYFLGDSPNNRTLWVNPKYDELLHKGKVEADQTKRMEYLHQAEDVLMQDLPFMPIYFYSQNYLTSKKFEGIVYPYNRYPNVRWAKKIAE; encoded by the coding sequence ATGAAAAAAAGTTTATTAACACTAATGGTTTTAGTATTATTGATGGTTCCTGTTTTATCCGCTTGTGGATCAACTCAAACGACCTCTAGCTCAGGAAAAAGCGAAATTAAACAAGAAATTACGTTAAATTTAATGAGTGAACCACCAACCTTAGACCCAGCACTAGCAACAGATACTACTTCCGGTTGGGTTATTGAAAATCTATTTGAAGGGCTATATACTACGAATAAAAATGGAGATGTTGTAAAAGGTCTTGTTAAGGATGTTAAGGTTTCTGATGATGGCAAAACTTATACTTTTACTATTCGTGATGATGCGAAATGGTCTGATGGTACTCCAGTAACCGCTCAAGATTTTGAATATGCTTGGAAGCGTGTTTTAAATCCAGAAACAGCAAGTGAATTTGCTTTTTATTTGTATTATCTTAAAGGGGCAGAAGCTTACAATAAAGGAAAAGGTTCTGCCGATCAAGTCGGTGTAAAAGCAACTGACGATCATACTCTTGTTGTAAATTTAGAAGAACCAGTGGGCTATTTTGATAAATTATTAACATTCTGGGTGTATTTCCCTGTCAAAAAATCTTTAGTTGAATCAAATAAAAACTGGGCTGCAGAAGAAAATACATTAGTAAGTAATGGAGCCTACAAGCTAACCAGTTGGGAACATGATTCTAAAGTAGTCGTTGAAAAGAATGATCAATACTATAACAAAGATGAAATTACGATGGAGAAAATTACATGGGTTATGATTAACGAGGCTACCACTTATTATCAAATGTATAAAGGTGGACAAATTGATCTCATTACAGATATCCCTTCAGATGCAGTTGCACAAGAAAGATCAAACCCAGAATTTAAGATAACTCCATACTTTGGTACTTATATGTATATGTTTAATGTAAACAAAGAACCATTTAACAATCCAAAGGTTCGTCAAGCTTTTAATTTAGCCATTGATCGTGAAGCGATTACTAATCAGGTTACCCAAACTGGTCAAATTCCAGCATATGCTTTCGTACCAGAAGGAGTGAAAACTCCATCAGGTGAGGATTTCCGTAAACAAAAAGAAGCATATTTCAAACAAGACATTGAAAAAGCAAAACAATTAATTAAAGAAGCAATGCAAGAAGAAGGATGGACGAAGTTCCCAGAAGTAACACTCATCTATAATACTTCTGAGAATCACAAGAAAGTCGCTGAAAGTATTCAAAATATGTTATCCAAAAATCTGGGTATCAATGTGAACCTTGAAAATCAAGAATGGAAATCTTATTTGGCTAGAACTAACAGTTCAGATTTCCAAATGGCTCGTATGGGTTGGGTCGGTATCTTCTTAGATCCTGCTGTTATTCTTGATTATTTCTTAGGGGATAGTCCTAATAACAGAACCTTATGGGTGAATCCAAAATATGACGAGTTATTGCATAAAGGCAAAGTAGAAGCTGATCAAACGAAACGGATGGAATATTTACATCAAGCAGAAGACGTCCTTATGCAAGATCTACCATTCATGCCAATTTACTTTTATTCTCAAAACTATCTAACTTCTAAAAAGTTTGAAGGTATTGTTTACCCATATAATCGCTATCCAAACGTTCGATGGGCGAAAAAAATAGCAGAATAA
- the pcp gene encoding pyroglutamyl-peptidase I: MKKLLLTGFEPFLEYPINPTEKIVKELNGKTVGHYQIFGHILPVDYKKAADELFNVFDQVKPDVVISLGLAAGRNRVTPERVAINCNDGPVDNQGNVLTDEEIVQDGPAAYFSTLPIRKMVQALQEVGLPSEISNTAGTYLCNHVMYSMLHKIAKEGLSVRAGFIHIPASHELAIKNRSLPSWSHTQLVQAIETIIRVLDEE, encoded by the coding sequence ATGAAAAAATTACTATTAACTGGCTTTGAGCCTTTTCTAGAATATCCAATCAATCCTACCGAAAAAATCGTAAAAGAGTTAAATGGGAAAACCGTCGGACATTACCAAATATTTGGACATATTCTACCTGTTGATTACAAAAAAGCTGCTGACGAACTGTTTAACGTATTTGATCAAGTAAAACCAGACGTTGTTATTTCTCTAGGATTAGCAGCTGGAAGAAATCGGGTAACTCCTGAACGAGTTGCTATAAATTGTAATGATGGTCCAGTCGATAATCAAGGGAACGTTTTAACAGATGAAGAGATTGTTCAAGATGGGCCAGCAGCATATTTTTCGACATTGCCTATACGTAAAATGGTTCAAGCTTTGCAAGAAGTAGGTTTACCAAGTGAAATATCAAATACAGCAGGTACCTATTTATGTAATCATGTGATGTACAGTATGTTACACAAAATTGCTAAGGAAGGTTTATCCGTTCGCGCTGGATTTATTCATATCCCAGCCTCTCATGAATTAGCCATTAAAAATCGATCCTTACCAAGTTGGTCGCATACCCAATTGGTACAAGCAATTGAGACGATTATACGTGTGTTGGACGAAGAATAA
- a CDS encoding fumarylacetoacetate hydrolase family protein, whose protein sequence is MKFVTFRRQEEEKIGLLIHHDQEILDLKTAEIAMSGQNLIPNTMIEGIELGENFLKRCIEIYEWVSKKDNREWTYSLDSNEIQLLSPIPKPRKNIFCIGKNYVAHALEIGKAEDIPEYPMVFTKAPTAVTGHLANVYSHHSITQKLDYEGELAVVIGKRGVSIPKEEAMDYVFGYTIVNDITARDIQQRHKQYFLGKSLDTTCPIGPSIVHKSLIPDPHHLQITTKVNGEVRQNGNTKDFIFDIPTLISVLSQGMTLEPGDIISTGTPSGVGHGMNPPKYLKAGDVIEVKIEGIGVLKNRIVD, encoded by the coding sequence ATGAAATTTGTTACGTTTAGACGACAAGAGGAAGAAAAAATAGGACTTCTTATTCATCACGATCAAGAGATTCTAGACTTAAAAACAGCTGAAATAGCTATGTCTGGACAAAATCTTATCCCTAATACCATGATAGAAGGTATTGAATTAGGGGAGAATTTCCTAAAGAGATGCATAGAAATTTATGAATGGGTTAGCAAAAAAGACAATAGAGAATGGACCTATTCTCTTGATAGTAATGAAATCCAATTACTTTCACCAATTCCAAAACCAAGAAAGAATATTTTTTGCATAGGAAAAAACTATGTTGCTCATGCTTTAGAAATTGGTAAAGCTGAGGATATTCCAGAATATCCAATGGTATTTACAAAAGCACCAACGGCGGTTACTGGACATTTAGCAAACGTATATAGTCATCACTCTATCACTCAGAAATTAGATTATGAAGGGGAATTAGCAGTCGTTATTGGGAAAAGAGGAGTATCGATCCCAAAAGAAGAAGCGATGGACTACGTATTTGGTTATACGATTGTCAATGATATTACGGCTCGTGATATACAGCAACGACACAAACAGTACTTTTTGGGCAAAAGTCTTGATACAACTTGCCCGATAGGACCAAGTATCGTACATAAATCCTTAATTCCTGATCCACATCATCTTCAAATTACAACGAAAGTGAATGGGGAAGTTAGACAAAATGGAAATACGAAGGACTTTATTTTTGATATTCCAACTTTGATTTCTGTATTGTCACAAGGAATGACGCTAGAACCAGGAGATATCATATCTACTGGAACACCCTCAGGAGTAGGTCATGGGATGAATCCGCCGAAATATCTAAAAGCTGGAGATGTGATTGAAGTTAAGATTGAAGGAATCGGGGTATTAAAAAATAGAATTGTAGATTAA
- a CDS encoding sugar diacid recognition domain-containing protein, with protein MKLLTRELAQKIVERTMGIINRNINVMNEKGIIIGSGDSSRINQVHAGAVAVIERGDIVEIDEEEAQFLKGAKPGVNLPIYFKNEIVGVVGITGKPEKVRGFGLLIKMAAEMILDQAFLMEQIQWDERLKEEILHQLITGENTSDPWFKERAKTLGIDLDVPRIVVILELRSNSLTEEALSKKRKKVVSILKSLIEPEDLLTLAYTTEIILLKKIRLKGLETDKDHLFQQLNVWKSRLYHSAKVKIKIGIGTYYQDFKELAQSYDEAKKTLKVGLTLYPDQDIYWYNEMGFPILIQQISAMNNHPLLEHFKKIVYRDKKGELQQTLKVFIEENGEINKTAERLFIHRNTLHYRLDKMKEITGKDPKKLNELIELYTSMLIHTLRNN; from the coding sequence TTGAAATTGTTAACGCGAGAACTTGCACAAAAGATTGTTGAAAGAACGATGGGAATCATTAACCGAAATATCAATGTGATGAATGAAAAAGGAATTATTATTGGTTCTGGAGATTCAAGTCGTATCAACCAAGTACATGCCGGAGCAGTTGCGGTTATTGAAAGAGGAGATATCGTTGAGATCGATGAAGAAGAGGCACAGTTTCTAAAAGGAGCAAAACCTGGTGTCAATCTTCCTATTTATTTTAAAAATGAAATTGTTGGTGTTGTGGGGATTACTGGTAAGCCAGAGAAAGTTAGGGGATTTGGTTTGCTGATTAAAATGGCGGCAGAAATGATTTTGGATCAAGCGTTTTTAATGGAGCAAATTCAATGGGATGAGCGTTTAAAAGAAGAAATATTGCATCAGTTGATTACAGGGGAAAATACCTCCGACCCATGGTTTAAAGAAAGAGCGAAAACATTAGGTATTGATCTCGATGTCCCTAGAATAGTAGTTATTCTTGAACTAAGATCCAATTCCTTAACGGAAGAAGCATTGAGTAAAAAAAGAAAAAAAGTTGTATCCATTTTAAAATCATTAATTGAGCCTGAAGACTTGCTAACTTTAGCTTACACTACAGAAATTATTCTTCTAAAAAAAATTCGTTTAAAAGGTTTAGAGACGGATAAGGATCATTTATTTCAACAATTAAATGTTTGGAAATCTCGATTATACCATTCCGCCAAAGTAAAAATAAAAATAGGAATTGGTACATATTATCAAGATTTTAAAGAATTGGCCCAATCTTATGATGAGGCGAAAAAGACATTAAAAGTAGGATTAACCCTTTATCCAGATCAAGATATCTACTGGTATAATGAGATGGGTTTTCCTATTTTAATCCAACAAATTTCTGCCATGAATAATCATCCTTTGTTAGAACATTTTAAAAAGATCGTATACAGGGATAAAAAAGGAGAGTTACAACAAACTCTAAAGGTGTTTATTGAAGAAAACGGTGAGATTAATAAAACCGCGGAACGACTGTTCATTCATCGAAATACATTACATTATCGATTAGATAAAATGAAAGAAATTACGGGAAAAGATCCAAAAAAGCTAAATGAATTGATTGAATTATACACATCAATGCTTATACATACTCTGAGAAATAATTAA
- a CDS encoding GntP family permease, with product MAAQVQVTALGAIIALVIAIILILRKVPPAYGMIAGALVGGIIGGASLVDTVSLMMDGAKGIIPAVLRILAAGVLAGVLIESGAASTIAETIVKKLGETRALLALAIATMILTAVGVFIDVAVITVSPIALAIAKRANISKLAILLAMIGGGKAGNIISPNPNAIAASDAFHLPLTSLMAAGLIPAIVGVILTYFVAKRLIQRGSQVEISEVQNHAEGNLPGFLTSITAPIITILLLALRPLFKINIDPMIALPVGGLVGALAMGRIKKINDYAVSGLGKMSGVAIMLLGTGTLAGIISNSGLKGLIIDALNASGLPAYLLAPIAGILMSGATASTTAGTAVASQVFGPTILQLGISALASAAMIHVGATVLDHLPHGSFFHATGGSVNMQIKERLKLIPYESLIGLTMTIISTLIFGVFRLL from the coding sequence ATGGCTGCTCAAGTACAAGTTACAGCTTTAGGAGCTATTATTGCATTAGTGATTGCGATCATTCTTATTTTACGTAAAGTTCCACCAGCATATGGAATGATTGCTGGAGCTTTGGTGGGTGGAATTATTGGTGGAGCTAGTTTGGTTGATACCGTTTCATTGATGATGGATGGTGCCAAGGGTATTATTCCAGCTGTATTAAGAATTCTAGCAGCTGGTGTATTAGCAGGAGTTTTAATAGAATCGGGTGCAGCTTCAACGATTGCTGAAACGATTGTTAAAAAACTAGGGGAAACAAGGGCTTTACTCGCTTTAGCGATTGCCACAATGATTTTAACTGCAGTAGGGGTATTTATTGATGTAGCTGTTATTACCGTTTCACCAATTGCACTAGCGATTGCAAAGAGAGCAAATATCTCTAAACTAGCGATCTTATTAGCCATGATCGGTGGAGGTAAAGCAGGGAATATAATTTCTCCAAATCCAAATGCCATTGCAGCCTCAGATGCGTTTCACTTACCTTTAACTTCTCTTATGGCTGCAGGACTGATTCCAGCTATTGTCGGCGTAATTCTTACCTATTTTGTGGCAAAACGATTAATTCAAAGGGGATCACAAGTAGAAATTAGCGAAGTGCAAAATCATGCTGAAGGGAATTTACCAGGATTCCTAACTTCAATCACTGCCCCTATTATAACTATTTTGTTACTTGCATTACGCCCTCTATTTAAGATCAATATCGATCCCATGATTGCATTACCTGTTGGTGGACTTGTAGGGGCACTTGCAATGGGACGAATTAAAAAGATTAACGATTATGCCGTATCAGGTCTTGGGAAAATGTCTGGTGTTGCGATCATGCTATTAGGAACTGGTACATTAGCAGGTATCATTTCCAATTCTGGGTTAAAAGGCTTAATCATTGATGCATTAAATGCATCAGGATTACCTGCGTACCTACTTGCACCAATAGCTGGTATTTTAATGTCTGGTGCTACAGCATCGACCACTGCTGGTACTGCAGTTGCAAGCCAAGTCTTTGGTCCAACCATTTTACAATTAGGTATCTCAGCATTAGCAAGTGCTGCAATGATTCATGTAGGGGCAACTGTATTAGACCATTTACCACATGGTAGTTTCTTCCATGCAACAGGTGGTAGTGTCAATATGCAAATTAAAGAACGTCTTAAATTGATTCCTTATGAATCTTTGATTGGTTTAACGATGACAATTATTTCTACTTTAATCTTTGGTGTTTTTCGCTTGTTATAA
- a CDS encoding glycerate kinase, which produces MKIVIAPDSFKESLTALQVANAIEKGFKDILNNAEYIKIPMADGGEGTVQSLVDATNGKIIKKEVTGPLGKPVEAFFGILGNEKTAVIEMAAASGLHLVPQDERNPLITTTWGTGELILAALEYGVDHIIIGIGGSATNDGGAGMAQALGAKLLNQEGKQIGYGGGSLYQIATIDITEMDTRLQNVKIEVACDVTNPLTGPKGASAIYGPQKGATPEMVKFLDQNLNHYAEIIRRDLNIDVKEIPGSGAAGGLGAGLLAFLSAELKRGVDIVITATKLEEHIHGASLVITGEGKIDSQTINGKTPIGVAKIAKKYHIPVIGIAGNISNDSTVVHEHGIDALFSIVPRVTTLQDAMENAEEYVTQIARNIAAIWNFAKK; this is translated from the coding sequence ATGAAGATTGTAATTGCACCAGACTCTTTTAAAGAAAGTCTTACAGCACTTCAGGTTGCCAATGCAATAGAGAAAGGATTTAAAGATATCCTAAACAATGCAGAATATATCAAGATTCCAATGGCAGATGGCGGAGAAGGAACGGTTCAATCATTGGTCGATGCAACGAATGGAAAAATCATTAAAAAAGAAGTGACCGGTCCACTAGGAAAACCAGTTGAAGCCTTTTTCGGTATTCTCGGAAATGAGAAAACGGCAGTTATCGAAATGGCAGCTGCCTCAGGATTACATCTTGTTCCTCAAGATGAAAGGAATCCACTGATTACAACGACATGGGGTACAGGAGAATTAATTTTGGCAGCTTTAGAATATGGAGTAGATCATATTATCATCGGAATTGGTGGTAGTGCGACTAATGATGGCGGAGCAGGAATGGCGCAGGCATTAGGTGCAAAGTTACTGAATCAAGAAGGAAAACAGATTGGTTATGGTGGAGGATCATTGTATCAAATAGCTACGATTGATATTACAGAAATGGACACTAGACTCCAGAATGTTAAAATTGAAGTAGCTTGTGACGTAACCAATCCTTTAACAGGACCAAAAGGAGCTTCGGCGATCTACGGACCACAAAAAGGTGCTACTCCCGAAATGGTTAAATTTCTTGATCAAAACTTGAACCATTATGCAGAGATCATAAGACGGGATTTAAATATAGATGTAAAAGAAATTCCAGGTTCTGGAGCAGCAGGTGGACTTGGTGCAGGATTACTTGCTTTTCTTTCAGCAGAACTAAAACGAGGAGTTGATATTGTCATCACAGCAACGAAGCTGGAAGAGCACATACATGGTGCATCCTTAGTCATTACTGGAGAAGGGAAGATTGATTCTCAAACCATTAATGGAAAAACGCCAATCGGGGTCGCGAAAATAGCGAAAAAATATCATATTCCGGTAATCGGAATCGCTGGTAACATTTCCAATGATAGTACAGTCGTCCATGAACATGGGATTGACGCTTTATTTAGTATTGTGCCACGGGTTACAACTTTACAGGATGCGATGGAGAATGCCGAGGAATATGTAACGCAAATAGCAAGAAATATTGCTGCTATTTGGAATTTTGCTAAGAAATAA
- a CDS encoding phospho-sugar mutase, whose product MEDFIKRYETWLNHPNLEKELYQELQAIKDNLEGIEERFYKDLEFGTGGLRGIIGAGTNRMNVYTIRKATMGLANYILKQGNEAMQRGVAIAFDSRKFSKDFAKEAARVLASNKIKVYLFEELRPTPLLSFAVRYLQTFAGIVITASHNPPEYNGYKVYNQDGNQITEEMANEIYQEIQMVDNPLNVQMENFQTLFAEKLITYISDEVDQVYDRMVRSLLLNFDLIQRKGNDITIVYTPLHGTGNKPVRRILTNVGLKNVFVVPQQELPDPRFSTVKAPNPEEREVFRLAIQLANEKNADIIMATDPDADRLGVLVKIGDEYQALNGNQLGAIILYYLLQQKSHQGILPKNAALVKTIVTSDLGEAIASKFGVVTENTLTGFKYIGEKIKEYQESGSHTFIFGYEESYGYLVGDFVRDKDAVQITVIVAEMALYYKEQGKTLFDVLEEIYQEFGYYMEDLVSVTLKGIEGNQKIQEIVASFRDNPPKEIQGIRVSYIEDYKLGLKQDLLTGEKSKLTLPNSNVIKMVMEDQSWFTVRPSGTEPKIKLYFSVVTPSREESQFRLSQLKATVLEKANLK is encoded by the coding sequence GTGGAAGATTTTATTAAACGATATGAAACATGGTTGAATCATCCAAACTTGGAAAAAGAACTTTATCAAGAACTACAAGCAATAAAGGATAACCTCGAAGGGATTGAAGAACGTTTTTACAAGGATCTAGAATTTGGTACAGGTGGACTTAGGGGAATTATTGGCGCTGGAACTAATCGTATGAATGTTTATACGATCCGAAAAGCAACAATGGGCTTGGCCAATTATATCCTGAAACAAGGAAATGAAGCAATGCAAAGAGGAGTCGCCATTGCTTTTGATTCCCGTAAATTTTCTAAAGATTTTGCGAAAGAAGCTGCCAGAGTTCTTGCTTCCAACAAAATTAAGGTATATTTGTTTGAAGAGTTACGACCAACTCCTTTACTCTCTTTTGCGGTGCGTTATCTTCAAACATTCGCAGGAATCGTAATCACAGCGAGTCACAATCCACCAGAGTACAATGGGTATAAAGTCTACAACCAAGATGGAAATCAAATTACGGAGGAAATGGCAAACGAAATCTATCAAGAGATTCAAATGGTTGATAATCCTCTAAATGTTCAAATGGAAAACTTCCAAACACTTTTCGCTGAAAAATTGATTACATATATTTCGGATGAAGTAGATCAAGTTTATGATCGGATGGTAAGATCCTTATTATTAAATTTTGATCTCATCCAAAGAAAAGGTAACGATATTACAATTGTCTATACTCCATTACACGGAACTGGGAATAAACCCGTGAGACGAATCTTAACTAATGTGGGATTAAAAAATGTGTTTGTCGTTCCTCAGCAAGAATTGCCTGATCCGCGGTTTTCAACTGTTAAGGCTCCAAACCCTGAGGAAAGAGAAGTGTTTAGGTTGGCGATTCAACTTGCTAATGAGAAAAATGCGGATATCATTATGGCGACAGATCCCGATGCTGATCGTTTGGGAGTTTTGGTGAAAATAGGGGATGAATATCAGGCATTAAATGGAAATCAACTTGGGGCAATAATCTTATATTATTTATTACAGCAAAAATCACATCAAGGAATCTTACCGAAGAATGCAGCCTTAGTCAAAACAATTGTTACTTCAGACCTAGGCGAAGCGATTGCTTCAAAATTTGGCGTCGTTACAGAAAACACCCTTACTGGTTTTAAATACATTGGTGAAAAAATCAAAGAATATCAAGAATCTGGAAGTCATACTTTTATTTTTGGCTATGAAGAAAGTTATGGTTATCTGGTTGGCGATTTTGTTCGTGATAAGGATGCTGTTCAGATTACTGTAATTGTCGCTGAAATGGCACTTTACTATAAAGAACAAGGGAAAACACTTTTTGATGTGTTAGAAGAAATCTATCAGGAATTTGGCTATTATATGGAGGATCTCGTATCTGTCACATTAAAAGGAATTGAAGGTAATCAAAAAATTCAAGAAATTGTGGCTTCCTTCCGCGATAATCCCCCAAAAGAAATTCAAGGAATCAGGGTCAGCTATATCGAAGATTATAAACTTGGGCTAAAACAAGATCTATTGACAGGAGAAAAATCGAAATTAACGCTACCAAATTCCAATGTAATTAAAATGGTGATGGAAGATCAATCTTGGTTTACTGTTCGTCCATCTGGTACTGAACCTAAAATTAAGCTTTACTTCTCTGTTGTGACCCCATCCCGTGAAGAATCTCAATTCAGACTCAGTCAGTTAAAAGCAACAGTATTAGAAAAGGCCAATTTAAAATAA
- a CDS encoding exonuclease SbcCD subunit D, giving the protein MIFFLKLLLSLESNDTIDARLIEGVAVVRVLHTADWHLGKMLEGRDRQQEQIEVMEEICKIAEDEKIDLVLIAGDIYQSVNPPAWAEQLFYETIHRLSNYGRRGVVVISGNHDHPERIRAAHPLADKQGIYLFGLPVDQVQATLLKGTDKQIRVIQSGVGWFELYHPTIDEKVIMFTLPYPSEARLKQLLSEQADLREIRSSYSNFIRNWFSSLKSFNRDSSISIAMSHLFVQGGLATDSEVEIQVGGAYTVDPAHLPDYVQYIALGHLHRPQNVKGASTFTRYAGSPLAYSFSEANHKKSVTIVDLKPREKAEYYEIFLSSGKPLIQKTIQGGVSELENWLHHEANQPLWIDLTLHVEHPLSIEEIQRIRKMHEGLIHIKVITPESKQAMNRLENYSKDPRELFERFYQQKMGAAPRKEVVDLFVELFHQQVEEENEI; this is encoded by the coding sequence GTGATATTTTTTTTGAAACTCCTACTATCATTAGAAAGTAATGATACAATAGATGCTAGATTAATAGAAGGAGTGGCTGTTGTGAGAGTATTACATACAGCGGATTGGCATTTAGGAAAAATGTTAGAGGGTAGGGATCGTCAACAAGAACAAATTGAAGTGATGGAAGAAATTTGCAAAATCGCTGAGGATGAAAAAATTGATCTTGTACTCATTGCTGGCGATATTTACCAATCGGTCAATCCTCCTGCGTGGGCAGAACAACTTTTTTATGAGACGATTCATCGTCTAAGTAATTATGGAAGACGGGGGGTAGTCGTCATCTCCGGGAATCATGATCATCCGGAAAGGATCCGTGCTGCTCACCCTTTAGCAGATAAACAAGGAATTTATTTATTTGGTTTACCTGTAGACCAAGTACAAGCTACCTTATTGAAAGGAACAGATAAGCAGATCCGCGTGATTCAAAGCGGAGTCGGTTGGTTTGAATTATATCATCCTACAATAGATGAGAAAGTCATCATGTTTACTTTACCCTATCCATCGGAGGCAAGATTAAAACAGTTATTATCTGAGCAGGCTGATTTGAGAGAAATAAGAAGTTCTTATTCTAACTTTATTCGGAATTGGTTTTCTTCTTTAAAATCGTTCAATCGTGACAGTTCGATCTCTATCGCGATGAGTCATCTTTTTGTTCAAGGTGGATTAGCAACAGATTCTGAAGTAGAGATTCAAGTAGGTGGAGCTTATACGGTAGACCCTGCTCATTTACCAGATTATGTGCAGTATATTGCATTAGGTCACCTTCATCGCCCGCAAAATGTAAAAGGAGCATCCACCTTTACACGTTATGCTGGTTCTCCTTTAGCTTATAGTTTTTCGGAAGCAAACCACAAAAAATCTGTGACCATAGTGGATTTAAAGCCTAGAGAGAAAGCTGAATATTATGAGATTTTCCTCTCAAGTGGCAAACCCTTGATCCAAAAAACCATCCAAGGTGGTGTAAGTGAATTAGAAAACTGGTTACATCATGAGGCGAATCAACCGTTATGGATTGATTTAACATTGCACGTCGAACATCCGCTTTCGATTGAAGAAATTCAAAGAATTCGTAAAATGCATGAAGGATTGATTCATATAAAAGTGATCACTCCTGAAAGCAAACAGGCAATGAATCGATTAGAAAATTACTCAAAAGATCCAAGAGAACTTTTTGAACGGTTTTATCAACAGAAAATGGGAGCTGCCCCAAGGAAAGAGGTAGTAGACTTGTTTGTCGAATTATTTCATCAACAAGTGGAAGAGGAGAATGAAATATGA